The following proteins come from a genomic window of Brevibacillus antibioticus:
- the zapA gene encoding cell division protein ZapA, which translates to MQGDGKNRLTVDIFGQQYRLSGKASVNHIRMVAGFVDDKMNEIANGNHRLDTAKIAVLSAVNIADEYFRLRQEYEELLKIIQEEAKAKPID; encoded by the coding sequence GTGCAAGGTGATGGGAAAAATCGTTTGACGGTGGACATCTTTGGCCAACAATACCGGCTCAGTGGCAAGGCAAGTGTCAATCACATACGCATGGTGGCCGGTTTCGTTGATGACAAGATGAACGAAATCGCAAACGGCAACCATCGACTGGATACTGCCAAAATTGCCGTACTTTCTGCAGTCAATATCGCGGATGAATACTTCCGCTTGCGTCAGGAGTACGAAGAACTGCTGAAAATCATTCAGGAAGAGGCAAAGGCTAAACCGATAGATTAA